The Pseudorca crassidens isolate mPseCra1 chromosome 3, mPseCra1.hap1, whole genome shotgun sequence genome includes the window TGTGGCCCAGTACACTCTGGGTTCTCTCCTGCCCCTGACCAGTCCTATGTCTGGGGCACGAGGGAGCACCTCCTGTCCCCAGGTGCACATGGCAGCCCAGGCAGGTACGCCCCTCCCTGCATGGAACACACCAGGAAGGATCCTTCCCGCAGACCCTGCTCTATACGGAATGTGTGCCTGGGGATGCCATGATTTGGCTGCACCTGAGGGAGACGGGGGCCGCTGTGGCCTGCtgacctgcccctgcccccaccacccCAGGCTTCAAGGAGACAGCCTTCCTTTACGCCATCTCCTCTGCTGGCCTGACGCATGCACTGGCCAAGGCGTGCAGTGCAGGCCGCATGGAGCGCTGCACTTGTGATGAGGCCCCTGACTTGGAGAACCGAGAGGCCTGGCAGTGGGGTGGCTGCGGGGACAATCTCAAGTACAGCAGCAAGTTCGTCAAGGAGTTCCTGGGTCGGCGGTCTAGCAAGGATCTGCGAGCCCGTGTGGATTTCCACAACAACCTCGTGGGTGTGAAGGCAAGCGGGGTGGGGTGCGGAGTGGGAAACGGTGCAGGGTGGGGGGCGCACAGGGCACAGGGCAGGGcatggggtgggtgtggggttgCAGGTGGTGTGAGTTGGGGAGCAGGGCGGGAAAGTgcagaggggtgggcagggtgcATATGTGTTTAAGGGCTGGGgtgcaggggctgagggaggggcatTGGTGGTggagagggctgggaggaggtgaAGTCGGCTGCCTCTGGGGCTCTGTTCCAGCCACTGGTGACAGCCAGGGCCTCCAGTCCTTCTGCTTATAAGGCTCATTACTTACCAGATGGGCAGGGATACTAGTTGTCATGGTGGGGAACTCCATGGAGGGGTGCCCCGTGGTCTCCCATGGTTGGGTGGAACCAGAAGGCCTACTTGCTGCTGGCTGGTGAACAGGCAGGTGGGTTCTGGCTGGTCAAGGCCACAGGGAGGGTCTCCCTGCTGGGCACCATCTAACCAGGAAGACAATGGACTGGTCCCTACCCGCCAGGGCTGAGGGGTGGGTGGTCCTGTCACCAGGGACCTAGGTGGACAGCAAACAGGTAAGTGTGTAGTCCAGGGGTCCCGGGGAAAAGCTGGGGGTGTGGCTGGCTCAAGCTGGGGAGGCGGCTGCTACCTCAGGGACCCTGTCTGTGGCCAGGACTGTTCCGAGGAAACTTGAAACAAAAGACTCAAGGTGAAAAGGACTGTTTCAGCTCTCTTGCTGGGCCCTTCTGGGAGCTGCTGGCTGCAGGCATGGCTGGACCTGGGGGGACCTGGCTCCGCAGCCACTCTCTACCCACCCGCCAGCCCCTTGGCTCCACGCCGCTGGAGGAGGCATCGGGTCCCACCACCTTCACTGTGGACAGAACACCCCACCCTCTTAGTCCCTGCACAGGCTGGCCAGTCAAACGCCTCCCAAGGCCCAGCCTGAGCTGGGGGATagtcaggggctgggagggggagctGCGTGCTTGCTGGGCAGCCCTTGCGATATGGAGCCCCAGCCTAGGGGCTGGAGGGGGGCGTGAGGTCATTAATGCCAGCCTCACTCTGAGCCCCTCTTTATTGAGAAGCCAGAGTTCTGAGGTGTGGGCTTATTAAAGAATCAATTTCCCCCTATTCCACAGGAGCTCTGCCTCTCCTTCCACCCTCTGGGGAGGGGTGCAGGCTGATTAAATCCCCCATGGGaggccctttcttttcctctgcacTCGCTCTTTTGTAAGCTATTAATGAAAAGTCAGAATATGAAAGTGCTCCATTAGCTCCACTGGTCCTGGGTAAGCCTCGTTTTAATTAAATTTGTCCGGGTTTCTCAGCAAAGTATCATTAAATGTGACTCTTCTGTTGCCTGGCTGGAGGGCAGCTATGTTTCTTAATCCCCCTTGAGCCGACTCTCCCTGGGGGCAGTGTGGGAGCTCAGGCCTGGCTTGGGGCCCACTGGGAGAGggacctccccttcccctgctgttCTTCTTCCCCGTGTCCCTCTAGGGACCCCAGTGTGGAAAGTCAGGCAGGAGGCCCCGTGGGACAGCTGGGCTGACTCCACGGCTTTGCAGGTTGGACCCAAGTCCTGGGAGGGGAAGGGCCCAGCCTGGGTCTTGGGCAGCTTCCCAGATCCCAAGCGGAGTGTGGGTGCTGGGCCATGCCTGCTCCTGCCTGCATGTGTGCGGTGGGTGCAGCCCCCTCCCATCTGGACCTCTCTGGAGGCTTTCTCCCACTTTCCAAGTAGCAGGGTGGGGGATGGTGCCTGCACATGCAGTAGCATCTGATCCCTGTGCTCAGGCAGGGGCATGGCCAGTTCTGTCCACTAGGCAAGCTAACTTGCTTGTCCTTACTTTTTCAAGGAGCAGACTGCTGAGGACAGACTGTGTGGTCCTGGGGGGTGCTGACAGGGGGGCTAGTGGGGAGGTGTGCCCTGCCTTGCAGAGGGCAGCCTGGGATGCAGGGATGGGAAGGGAGGACCATGATGGTGCAGGAGGTGGGTTCAGGGTGCTGCAGTGGCCTCTCTGAAGGTGTGGTGCTGGCTATGGGGTTTCTGTCCTGGGTGGTTCATGACTTGGAGAGGGAGGGACATGTGTGGGTAGCAGGGGGCCTGGGTGATGAGCAGTGGTGACCCCCTTTGCCTGGGCCCGGGTCTGGGGGGCCATGAGATCTGGCCCTGGGGTGAATGGCAGTTCCAGCCCCTCTGAGGGTTGTCCTTGGGGACTGGTCTCCAATCTGCTCAGAGTGGCCCTTAtgcccacctccctcccaggTGATCAAGGCTGGGGTGGAGACCACATGCAAGTGCCACGGCGTGTCAGGCTCGTGCACCGTGCGGACGTGCTGGCGGCAGCTGGCGCCTTTCCATGAGGTGGGCAAGCGCCTGAAGCACAAGTACGAGACAGCGCTCAAGGTGGGCAGCACCACCAATGAGGCCACCGGCGAGGCCGGCGCCATCTCACCACCGCGGGGCCGGGCCACAGGGACGGGTGGTGGCGACCCACTGCCCCGCACTCCGGAGCTAGTGCACCTGGACGACTCACCCAGCTTCTGCCTGGCCGGCCGCTTCTCCCCAGGCACTGCCGGCCGCAGGTGCCACCGTGAGAAGAACTGCGAGAGTATCTGCTGCGGGCGTGGTCACAACACACAGAGTCGGGTGGTGACCCGGCCTTGCCAGTGCCAGGTGCGCTGGTGCTGCTATGTGGAGTGCAGGCAGTGCACCCAGCGCGAGGAAGTCTACACCTGCAAGGGCTGAGCCCCTGTGCCTGGCCAGGCTGCTGCAGGGGTGCAGGCAGTGTGTGCAATGTGAGGGGTGTACACCTGCAGGGGCTGAGCCCCTGGGCCTGGCCAGGCTGTTGCAGGGGTACAGGTGGTGTGTGCCATGTGAGGGGTCTAGACCTGCAGGGGCTGAGTCCTTGACCCGGGCGCCCCCAGTATACTTGGTTACAAGgcaggggcagaggccagggagttGGCTGGGTTGGCCATCTCTGCCCTtttatctccccatctcaaaggCCTAGTCTGACCTCTGCATCCCCTCTGTTTGTCCCTCCCCATGACCTGAGAGCTTTGCACAGATGCTTTCCAAGCTGTGTCCCCCTGAGTCACCAGGTGGCCCTCCTGCGCTGGGTGACCTCTGAGGAGCAGTGGGCACACCTTCGTGACCACACGGCCTCTGTGTGAGCTGCCTGTGGCCTGTCCTGCACCAGCACTGGCTTAGAGTCAAACCACTAGGGTAGAGAGCAGATGCCTGGCTGCCCAGGTGCGGGGGTTCTACTGCCGGCCCCCTCTGACATCGAGTACTTCTCTTTGGAGTGATATCAGTgacttttaagttatttttatttaactaatatataattattattttctccatccctGCAGTCTCCTAGGCTGTGGCTCCTCCCCCTCTCAGCAGAGCCTCGCCTGGAGgggcccctttctccctcccctccacgcCCCCTCCTAAACTGTTCGCCTGATCTGCTTTGTCGTTTGAAACCACTAAATCCAGAGAGACATGCTGTCGTTGTTTTTGAAGAAGTAAAGCAGGCTGTGTCTGGCCACCACCCTCAGGGTTTCTGGAAGCCAGGTCCCATGGTCCAGGCCGGCTACCCATAGCAAGGCTGACCTGGGAAGTGGACGGGCCCTGCTCTGCACCCTGCGGGCACGTGGCTCCACACTCTAGCCTCCTCAATGCAGattctggggctgggggtggcagaAGGTGGCCTGTTCTCCCCCAGAGGTGGGCAtgggcagaggggcagggccaGCCCCTTGGAGGTTCATTTCATGAGGAAGGCACAGCTTGCTCTCTGTCACTGTGGGGGAGGCAGGGCGGGGACAGACATAGGTGGAGAGAGTCTAGGTTAGGATGTGGCAAATGGAAGGCCGTTCTCCTTGGCCATGCTGTTGATTTTGCAGAGAAGGGAAAAGGATGGCCAGCGCTGACCTGATTTGGTTTGagggtgtgtgcacacatgtgtgcatgtgtgtatgcatgcgtgagtgtgtggtgtgtgtgcatgagcaTGTTTGATTGTGTGCATGCATGAGTGTacatgtgtgtgagtatgtgaTGTGTGTATGCATAAGTGCATGTGCGTGAGCACGTATATTATCTGCATGTGGTGTGTGTTCACGCATGAGAATGAGCACATCTGCGCATGGGTGTGCATGTACGTACACGGATGCATGTATGCGTGTGACCATGTGCACATGTTTGTGCATGTGTGGTGTCTGTGCTTTGCGTGTGCCTGTGTGAGCAtacgtgtgtgcgtgcacgcatgTGCGTAAGCATGTCtgcatgtgtgtggtgtgtgtgatcATGCACACTGTGTTGGGTTGTGGTCAGTGGTTGGTTGGGGTGTGGCCTCTGCCCTGTGCCCTTCCTAAGTGTGGAGCTCTACTTCCCATGTTGGTGGGGCCTCCAGCCCTGGGCCCATCCTGCTCAGCTCTATGACTGTGCCCCGAGGGTGTGCACTGGGGTTTGGACAAGCGCAGAGATGGGTGGCAGCGTGGACACGGGAACTACTGAGTGAAGGGATTCCTCGGAGTCCAGGGGGGCTTCAGGAACCCTGGggactgtgtttttaaaagaaaacctattTATGTGGATGTGGGTCTCTTTGTCCCTGTTTTATAGTGTAAATAGTAAAGTTTATTCTCCTGTGGTTCAGAGAACAGCCCCATGAATAAGTGCATGCTGACAGAGTGGTGCAGCCAAGGCACGTCCCCTGGGAGGGGACAGTGGACGATGTGGGTCTGCCCCTCAGTCTCCTTCACGCCtggctggagagggtgaggataGGCTGGGGTGCATCCCAGTTGTCCCCAAGCATTCCCACCTGCACGCAGACCTGGCCATGCTTCTATGACAAGACTGTAGCTCGGTCACTACTGGGTCTGGAAAGGCGGCAAGTCagaggaaggattttttttaatcaaataccACATTTAGCTCTATgtcataaatattaagaaaagtatttttttaaacaaggcaGATTGAAAACGTCTGCTGGCTGGTttgtttatacataaatatatatcaaaatgtcTTGCTAAGCAAAGAAACAACTCCCGCTGACGGAGCCTCTCATTAACATGCTTCTCTCTGTGCAGCAGAGGATctctaaaagaaaacatgttcTGTGGCGGGGTCCAGATCCCCCGACCCCCCCAGGGCCGCAGGGGCAGAGCCATGCTGAGGGCCAGGCGGGTCCCGGCCACCTGCTCTCTTCTCAGCATGCACAGACGTGACTCCGAGCTTGGTTAGGCCAGGTCCAGGCGGGCGGGAGGAGAGGGGCATTCACACACGAGAGAAGTCTTGTGTGAGCCTGTTGATTTCTCTACCTCATCTGTATAGCGAGTAGGTGTGTACTCGAGTGACTTggagaatgtatttatttaatggcCTTGTgtaacagaacagaaacaaatggaaacactaaataaatgtatttttaaattatagcctCATCTCATTGGCTGCCTTCAGCGGGGTTCCAGTGGTCCTGGGGAGAAGGGCCTGTGTGAGGAGGAGGCCTGAGGGAGGAGGGCCCAGGGAGACGAGAGGGTTTACAGACCTCTCACAGACCAAGTccagcccagccctccccagaggtgggagggggtggtAGTTCCCTGTTAGCACCTGGAGATGCAGCAGCTCTCATGTGCAGGGACCATATCCCAGGTCCCCTGTCACTCAGTGGCCCCATGGATCCTCTCATAGGCTGGCACTGGAGGACCACATGCCCAGCTCCTTCGAGCTTGGCCTCTGTCCCAGCACACCCTCAAGCAGTGCTCTCAGTGAGCCTCCAAACCCTCATCTCCACCAGAGTGCCTGCTGAGGCCCTGTTTCACTCTCTCCTCTGGAGCAGGAGTGTGGGGACTGCTGGGGGGCTTTGTCCCCTGTATTAGTCAAGGGGCAatcataacaaatgaccacaaacagGGTGAGGGGCACGACTTACAGCAACAGGAATTTGTTCTCTCCCGGCTGTGGAGGCCAGAAGTGGGCAGGCTGAGCTCTCTCAGGAGGCTCTAGAGGATgacccttcctgcctcttccaggcattcctgggcttgtggccacatcactcccgtctctgcttccatcttcacgTGGCCATCTCCGTGTCTTCTTTGtcttctcccctctgtctcttaGGAGGATATCTGCCATGGAACATAGGGCCCACCTAGACAGTCCAGGATGCTCTGATCTTGAAATCATTGACTCAAGTAACTAAGTataatctgcaaagaccctttcccAAATAAAGTCGTATCCTGAAGTTCAGGTGGATGTGAACTTTGGGGGACAGAGCCCCAACCACTGCAGTCCAGGAGACCTGGGACCTGGTCCCTGAACAGGGAAAGGAGTGTGGAGCAAGGGTGGGCCCAGGCGCTGTGGTGGACAGGACAGAGCACATCTCCTTCTCTTGCTCAGTTAGGAAAGAAGACTTTCTCTTTCTTGGCAATTCTTCCCTCATCACCTCAAGGCCTGTTTCCTGCAGAGAGCGGCTGAAGGTTCAGCCCATCCCGCAGTACATGAATTAGGCCCCTGTGTTGGCCACCTTCTCCCTATCTCACGGGGGCATGTGACCCCTCATGTGTGTGGGGGCCCTTGGCTAGCCGGAGGGCGCCCTCTGCCTCCTCTCAGGATGCCTGCTCGACCCCCAgttttctctccctcactctAAGCCTGCAACCTCTTCCAGAAGCAGGTTCCTTGTGCCTCATCCCAGCACTGAGTCCCTGACACAGCCTGTCCATCTGTCCGTCCACCTGCTCTGAGTCTGGGGCCCTCTGGGTCCAACACAACCCCCTTCCACCGAGTTTGTCCCCAGTCCCTagcccttccaccctccctgctGGCCTCTGTCTTCCCTCGAGCCCATCTCGTGTGTCCTCCTCCCCCACAGCTGTGATGTGCCCTGCTGGACCCCTGGTGGTCCCTCTCCTGGGAGGTCACCTCCCTGACACCTCGGGTCTTGTCCAAGTCCCCCTGGATACCCAGGAGAGGAGCTGCTGCACGAGGAACGTGGAATTATCTGCCTAATCACTGTACTCAGGCGGAAGGGTTACAGTACCCCCTCTCTGCCCTCCTGAACACTGCCACTGGAGACCGGATGGTTCCTCCTGAGGCCAGACCCTCTGCCAGGCCGAAGGTGACCTGGCAGCTCCAAGAGGCCCCTCAGCCAGGCACCGGGATCCACAggtgagggatgggggtgggtggcaaCAGGGCAGAGGGGGACTGAGGGCCCTCTCGCCACGTGGGGGGCCCGTGGGGGCAACTCCCCGTCTTCGCATGTTGTGAAAACCGAGACCTCCTGCCCGGCACCGCTATGGAGGGGCAGGCAGAGGGCTCAGGCCTCTGTGCCCCGGGTGCGAGAGGGTTGCGAGCTGCCTGGGTTAGAGAGCAGGCAGCCTGAATGTGGCCATTCTTCCTGGATGACGGGTGGCTGAAACTGTAGCTGAAACCAACCCAGGTGCAGGCTGAGGGCTGCAAGCGGGTGGGGGCTGCAGAGGAGAGAAGGGGCCAGCCAGGCAGGACAGGCTGGACAGGTCACTATGCACAGCCTCCTGCCAGGGCCAACCTCCTCCTACTTGGGCACTCAGCCCCCTGCCGAGGATCCCTATCTGGGCACCCAGGTCTCCCCTCGATCCTGGGTTCCATATGCGGTGGATAAGCTCTGTGCACCTGGCTAACGTtgcatgtgtctgtgtctgtgtgcctgtgtgcaaaCATGTGGGGGCGCTGGGTCCACGTgtctgtgcgtgtgtatgtgtgaatgtgcGCACTGTGAGGACAAAGTGCCAGGATGTCACTCTCCTTTCCAGCTACCCGTTTTGCCCAGTGACTGTAGTCTCTCCTGCCCCTGTCTCTGGCCTCCTCCCGCTGACAAGCTCGTGCTGGCCCGCCCAGAATCTGAGGCAGGGGAAGGCCTGCCCTGTAGGACCACATCCTGGGGAGGCAGCCCAAGACCACAGGTGGCCAGAGGCAAGTCTGGGCTCGAGCCCAGGTTGGCcctgctggggtgggggcaggcgcAGGAAGCAGGAGATGGCTGGGGGATTAGGTAAGAAGGTGCGGTTAGGTAACGTCTCAGACGGGCCTGCACTTTGGGAAGGTATTCAGCTGGATCCCACCTGCCTTCCAGGATGACTTCAGAGACAGGATGAGGTGGAGAGGAAGAtgaagggggagggaaagggtGGAAAAAGTGAGGCCAATTCACCATGGCCCGAGAGCTCAGACAGGCCACGGTGGGCCTGTTGCCTCTTGCTGTGAGACCCTGCAGGCCCCGGGACCGTAGGAACCACAGGAAGTGGCACTTGCTGCTCTGTTAGGGCCTGGCCAGGCCATGCACAGCAGGTGCTCTGGGGGCAGCCCACGAGGGGTGTGAGAAGGAGGCTGCCCAGGAGGGCTGAAGGCCCAGAGCACTGACGTACGGAAAGCTGGGAGGCTGTGGGCGGGCCCGGGCCACCTGGACCCCACTACTGTGAGCACACAGCCCCCATTCCTGGCCCTGCTCTGGGGGTCTTGATGCCCTTGGCCTGAGCCTACGCCACCCCTCCTGGGACTGCCCCCATCTAAGGAGGCTCTCGGCTGCTGCAAAGGCCACTGGACAGACGGGACAGTGGCAACAGCATGCCGTGGGCTTATGTGCTGGTGCCCTGAACATACGGCCTTGCCTCGACCTGCCCTCCTGCTTCTCAGCTCCTCCTCCAGCTTCCTGTCTCCACCCCCCTCTTCTTAGAGCCACCCCAGCCTGTGACTGTGCCTCTTTCCTCCCCACCTGGGCTGCCCGTGGTTTCCTCCCCAGTGCCTGGCCACAGTGCCTCTTCTGGAAACTGCCCTGCCCTCTGAGCCCCTCCTCGCTCCCTGCCCAGGGCCTCCTCCCTTGGGACAGGACCCTCTCGGCCCACTGTCCAGCACATAGGTCAGGGTGCTGATCCCTGGgcaggacagatgctgggcagagccaggaccccTGCTCTGGGCGACGGGCTGTGTGCCTCGGACCCACTTGGCCTATGTTCGCCTGAGTTCCCGGGCAGAGGGAGACCCCGGTCTGGGGACAAGCGTCCTGACCCTGCAGGGGCTTGCCTCTGCCTGGCTCTTGCGCCTCGGTTTCCCTATGCATACCTTGGAGGTGGAGCTGGGGGCCCAGGGGCAGCTTCGTCCCTTGCACCAGCAAACACCCCCGTGGATGGAGTGAAGGAGGGGTCTAGCAGGTTGCCACAGAAACGAGGCCAAACAAATAGTCCCCCCCAACAGGCCTGTGGGGCCCCTGTGGCAATGACCTCATCTGCCACCAACCCTGTGCTGCGGGGGGTCCTGGGCTGGCAGGGGGAGCTGCAGCATCCTGTGTTTGTGTGGGCCCTCGTCCATGGAAACGGCTGGAGCTGGGGAGTGGAGCCGGGAGGCTCCTGCTGTGGTTATTAGCTGGGCAGCCAGAGGCCCACCTTCCAGAGCggggagagaaggggagtggagaaaggaggagagaggggaggagagagatgaaaaagaagaggaagggagaggagaagctgagaggggagaggagatgggTGGGAAgcaaggggagggagaagagggaggaaggcagaggaggaagaaggttgggggaggggaagggaaggagaaggtgggggaggggatgcaggAGGCCAGAGGAGGAACATAGGGGCAGTTGGGGTTTCGTGATACTGGGGTGGACAGTGGGAGGCCCTGATGCCATGGGGGATGAGAAGACAGGAGCAGCACACCAGGCAGGTGGAACAGCCCTCATAGCCTGTGTGGGAAGTGCTGGGATGTCCCAAACCTGGACTGGCAGGGTCAAGGCCTAGAGTGGGGCGAGGTCCTGGGGGCAGCGCTGGCCGGGACCAGCCAACAGGACCTCAGTGCGTATTTTATCACAGGGGCAACTGTGCATAGCCACATGGTTTTCTCCCCAACTTTGAAAGAGAATTTGTGACCATCCTACGATGCGCATCAGTCATGTATCGTTGCGTAACAGATTATCCAGAGTTGTGGTTTAAAGCCACAGggccaggggtcctggggacatcTGGTAGTCTACCTGCCACACTCCCATGTATCCTGTACTGATTCAACAGTTGTGAATTTAGTCACGTTTGCTTTGTTTACTCTCTAAAAACATACACATCTATGTTTACCTTTTGAGAGTATGTTGGTGACATCCTGACACTTCAGCCCCGTAATTCTCCAGTGTATCTTCCAGCAACACAAGCACTCATCCACATAACTCCCTATTGTCTTCACACTGACTATTCAACATCAGTGGAACAACAAACATCACTGCGtagctgtttttggtttttgttttctgaccCAGGACCGATCAAGGATGTACCTGTTTGCCCCTTCAGGGATACCGAGGCAGGTCATGGGCGAAGTGGTAACTGCCCTTTCTCTGTGCCATGCAGGCACGTGGTCTTCCTGTGACTGGTGAGAAATCTACTCCATCAGTGGTCCTGTGACTCATGGATACTCTGCTCCAAGCAGTGATTGCACTGGTGCCTGTGAAAGGGCAATTTCCAAATTCTATCATTTCTGCTACATGTATTACATGTCATTGTTCTATGAAGAAAATGTCCCTCCCcaacttttgtttgctttttcccaTTGCCAAGGAcacacagattcttttttttaattcaaaatgttACAATGCAATGACGTTGTTACTCTTCAAGTGTTCACATTTTTCCAAATTTGGCTAGGAGgaaccccgccccccgcccccaccaaggTGGCTTTTCTGTCCCATCAGTCTATGCagatttccttgctttctggatTCTAGGGTTTTTAGACAGAATGAAAGTGCTCAGAGAGTCACTCTGGGGACTCTAGAGAGATATTCCCAAAAAATGACTtcggaagaaatagaaacaattcAGGGCACAGAAAGGAGTCTTAAATAAACTCATCAGTGTCATTAGAAAGATTTGTGGAGGAATTACATAAAACAAGTGTAGAATCTATggaaaatgaacaataaaaacaaaagtgaactATTGGAAATGAAAATATGGCTGGTGGAataagaattgtttttaaataaaaaaatgaaagataaagccCAAGAAATCTAGTGAGAAAAACATAGGCCAACTTCTTGTTGGCTATCTTCCAGCTATGGTGGTCACCTAACAGTTTTGGCCAAGGAGATGTGGTGATAAATTCCTGTGGAGCGCGTCCTTTCTCTAATGAAAAGGTAAAGCTTGCTAAGAGAATGCCCATTTTGCTCATCACTTGTATACCCTTCCATCCTTTTCCTGCCTCAAACACAGGCTGTGATGGAGGAGTTGCAGCAGCCATCCTGGGATCATGAGTACAGAAGCCAAACATGAAGGATGAAGGGACACAAATAGAAAATGCTTAAGTCCCCAGTGACCCTGTAGAGCTCTTGCTCTAATCCCATGCTGCCtcttctgtttctgttctgtgcatgtggtttaaaacaaatgaacatgggaattccctggcggtccagtggttaggactttgcgcttccactgcagggggcatgggttcaatccctggtcagggaactaagatcccgcatgtcgcgtggcacagccaaaaaataaataaataaaaagtaaaagtaaataaataaaataaaacaaatgaacgtCTGTTTGCTTAGGCTCCACtggttgggttttgttttctgataCCCAGATCATTCCTAACTCATGTGCACATAGAGCCCTGAGGATTGAACAGATACTGGCCATCATCAgcaatttggggggggggtgctaAACTAAAATGGAACCATGCCTTCCAAGCTCCAAGGGATAGTCATCTCCAACCTAGAAGTCCACGCCTAGCCAAGCTTGCATAAAAAAACCAGAACAGAGGCACTCTGGGCAGGCAAGTTCTCAAAAAGTTCACTTCTGTTACACACCCTTTCTAGTAAACTGTTTGAAGTGCTGCACAGAGCAATTCAGGGGATGCAGAGAACAGGGCTCCACCCAGAGAGTGGGGAGGAAGCCTTGGGATgtctggggcaggggcggggggacCCCAGAGGT containing:
- the WNT9A gene encoding protein Wnt-9a isoform X1, producing MLDGPLLARWLAAAFALTLLLAALRPSAAYFGLTGSEPLTILPLTLEPEAAAQAHYKACDRLKLERKQRRMCRRDPGVAETLVEAVSMSALECQYQFRFERWNCTLEGRYRASLLKRGFKETAFLYAISSAGLTHALAKACSAGRMERCTCDEAPDLENREAWQWGGCGDNLKYSSKFVKEFLGRRSSKDLRARVDFHNNLVGVKVIKAGVETTCKCHGVSGSCTVRTCWRQLAPFHEVGKRLKHKYETALKVGSTTNEATGEAGAISPPRGRATGTGGGDPLPRTPELVHLDDSPSFCLAGRFSPGTAGRRCHREKNCESICCGRGHNTQSRVVTRPCQCQVRWCCYVECRQCTQREEVYTCKG
- the WNT9A gene encoding protein Wnt-9a isoform X2, with the protein product MCRRDPGVAETLVEAVSMSALECQYQFRFERWNCTLEGRYRASLLKRGFKETAFLYAISSAGLTHALAKACSAGRMERCTCDEAPDLENREAWQWGGCGDNLKYSSKFVKEFLGRRSSKDLRARVDFHNNLVGVKVIKAGVETTCKCHGVSGSCTVRTCWRQLAPFHEVGKRLKHKYETALKVGSTTNEATGEAGAISPPRGRATGTGGGDPLPRTPELVHLDDSPSFCLAGRFSPGTAGRRCHREKNCESICCGRGHNTQSRVVTRPCQCQVRWCCYVECRQCTQREEVYTCKG